The genome window gagctgagcctggagccagagctggagctgagcctgGAGCCAGAGCCGGAGCTGAGCCTggagccagagctggagctgagcctggagccagagctggagctgagcctgGAGCCAGAGCCGGAGCTGAGCCTGGCCCCAGAGCCGGAGCTGAGCCTGGAGCCAGAGCCGGAGCTGAGCCTggagccagagctggagctgagcctgGCCCCAGAGCCGGAGCTGAGCctggagccagagccagagctggagaTGAAGACAGGCACAGACCCAACACCAGagccagcactggggcagcACTGTGGGCAGTAATTAAAGGTGTTGGGCAAAGCTGGTGTCatgggcagtgccctgtggcTTTGCGCTTATGCCGTTGGTGTTTTTTGTCAGAGTTAACCCTGCTCTCGGGGCCTAGGGGCCACAGCTGCTGAGATTGTCCCCTTTCCTGTGTGGGCACATGGTGGTGGTTGGGATTTGCCCATCCCTGAGGGCTGTGACACTGCCTGGTGCTGGGGACTGTTGGACAGGGATGGCTCAGGAGCCGTGGCTGCCCCTGAAGGGGACCTGTCCTGTGTGACTGTGGATGTGTGTGGCTCATGGCCCCCTCCTCAGAGCTGGGGACCAGGGAAGGTCACTGCCTCATGGGGTGGCCACAGTGCTGACTGTGAGGGTGTCACCTCTGTTCTGTGTGTGAGGTGTTTCCTGCAGTGCCCTCGGACCCACACCCCACATCCCCACCCTGGAGATGTCACTCCTGCTGTTTGtaccccttcccttcccttcccttcccttcccttcccttcccttcccttcccttcccttcccttcccttcccttcccttcccttcccttcccttcccttcccttcccttcccttcccttcccttcccttcccttcccttcccttcccttcccttcccttcccttcccttcccttcccttcccttcccttcccctccaagccccagcccctgtctgcacaggcagcactcaCAGGGCTCATTTTCCCCAGAGGACAGAAAGCTGCTGTTTGGGGAGCCCTGCTCACAGCATCCTGCTGACTCCTCTCTGGTGGTGGGACTCCACCAGCaaccccagggacccccagcacCATGGGGGAAGCAGCAACATCCATCCACTGTGTCTCGTGCATCTCTGGCCAGGTGAGCTCTGGTCCATGAGCTTGCCAGCATGGACCACCCCCAGGCTGGGAgactggctcctgcctgccacAGTCGGGCCAGCAGCCCGCTGCGCACAAGTCTGGCAGTGCCAGGATGGTGGGGAtccccagccacagcagcagcgTCCCTGGGCTGGTGCCCCAGGAGCCTGGCAGCCCCTCAGGGTGGTCCTGGGAGGAGTCAGCTCACAGCCCCTGCTTCCCCAGAGACAGGTCCCCTAAGGCTTTCCCATGGGGGTCAGAGTTTAATGTTTGCTCCAGACAAAGCCTTATCAGCAACCTTTAGCCGTGTTTGCTCAGCCCCTCTGGCCATTGGGCAGCCAGGCCCGACCCCCCAGGACAAggcacaggcagtgctggctcagcaCACAGGGCCAGCGGGGTGGCCAGGCCAGAGCACAGCCGGCGTCCAGCAATGGAGAGCAGCGATGACACCGAGGAGCCCCCACTGCCTCTGGCACTGAGCAGGTTTCAGGTCTCCGAGGAGTTTGGCTTCCTGCTTCCCGACCCTCTGGTAGGAGCTGGCTGTGCCTCCCCGTCCGCGTGCCacggcaggcaggcaggaaaacaGAGGGTTGGTGAGCAGCAGTCTGGGGGAGCTTTGGTTTAGCATTTTGCTCTAACACTTTCCAAAGAACAATGAGGAAGGTATGTGCTGTTTGGGCACAGTCCATTCCATAGGACGAACCCCTACCCTTGAAAATGAtgaaagcagctgcagcaagcagcacagaggagaGGTGAAGGAGCTCTGCCATTTCCACACTGGCCTTGGCTCTACAGGATTTTGGGGAGCACAGGAAGGGCAGGTGTCCTGAGCCCAAAGAGGGGCTATTTATTACTGGCCTGGCTGCACAGTGGGCGCGGGTGGGGACGGACAGAACCTGGTCACCATCCATTAATTTGCGACCACACAGGCTCATCTGACAGGAGGGGGAACCAGACACAAGGCACCCACGGTGGTGTGCGAGGCTGGGAGGGTGCTGGGAGCCTGGGCACCTTCACAGCCctccctctgcctctctgccccCAGACAGAGCTGCCGGCACCCTACGGCCCCTGGATGGACCTCGCCCATGAGCTGCCCCAGCTGATCACGAGCCATCAGCTCCGCTCGCGAGTTCACCAGGTATGGAGTTCTCCTTCCTGCCTCCAGGGCTCTCTCAGACCTTGGTctgacaaaagcaaaagcagcccAGCAGGGCGGACGTGTGCTGAGCCAGGACAGACACCAGGCGACAGCAAAGTCTTAACATTGGCACAGAAATAGCTCCTGCACCAGATCCAAGCGATCAGCAgccagcaagggctggagcagggcccCTCTAGGTGTCACAAGAACCATGCCTCATCCCAGCCACCAGCTCCAGTCAGGCACACAGGGATCAGCTGCTCCCATGGgcatcccagcactgggaggagGGACTCCTTTTTGAGGAAAATCCCATGGATTACTGTCCCCGCTCACAAATCAGTAACATTGCAGCAGGAGCAAGTCCTGCAAAGCAGGTGGGAAGGGAGGCTTAAAGGCAGGGGAGAAGCACTAGGAGGGTTCCcccaggctggcagggcagCCCCTCTGCCACAGGGGCCTTGGCAttgctggctctgctccctgctcccaaggGTTTCCCTGGCAGATGCCGCAGCTGAAcacccagcacctccagggacGTGAGGAGCTGCACTTGGCACACCTGGTGCTCAGCTTCATCACCATGGGCTACGTCTGGCAGGAGGGCGAGGAGGGCACCGTGCAGGTAAAGGCAAGGTAAAGCAGGTTCACCTGCTCCTTGGGGCCTGGGAGCTGATGCTGCTCCCGTAGAACGCACCCCACGGGAGCAAAGCCCctttcctgtggctgcagcaggagtgtgcccctcctgcctggctgctgcctgcaggcagGCACCTTTCCACAGCCTCACAACACCCCCATGTTCCCCTGTGCTTTGTGCCACTCAGGTCCTGCCCCGAAATCTCGCTGTTCCCTactgggaggtgtcccaggcCCTGGGCCTCCCGCCCATCCTCAGCCACGCAGACTTTGTGTTGGCCAACTGGAGGAGGAAGGACCCCAATGGGTAAAGAGGCAAAAGCCAGCGGACAAAGCGCGGTTCTTCCTGTGCTTGGGCAGAGTAATGAGCTGGTGTTGGGGACAGACTGTTCCCAAATTGCTCCTGTCCTGCCAAAACCCCTTGAGGTTTTGAGAACCCCTTGTTCTGCCACCTTTGCTGGGGTCAGCCTCATGGCTGTGGACATAGGAACTCTGTGGGGACATGGGTGTCTCCgtgagcagcccctggggacaACTCCTCTattccctgcagagcacagaccATCACTAGAACAGTTTATAATCTCTCTCGTTCTCCTTTTCTTGTGCGTTTGTTGGCCATAACTGAAATGCCTTCAGGCCTCTGGAAATTGAGTAAGTAGTTAATGCTCATTTATTTTCTAACGGTGTTGGTTTTGTTTAGATTGGCTCAGCTCTCCAGCACTGCTTGGGCTGAACCTCTCTTGATGTGTGCACACAAGAACAGTGTTTGTCACACAAGTGCCACTGTGATGACAGCAAAGGgactgtggcagagctgctggctgcacaGAGCCAGTGGCCATGGGGAGGGCATGGGGAGGATGGCAGGGCCCCCTAAACCAGAGAAGTCCTGTTCCACTCTGACTCTGtgccagctcctctctgcacagGGTGCAGATAAGAGGCTCTGGAGCCTGGGATGGCTTTGTTCCAAGGGCTCAGTGGGTCCCACAGTGTGTAGGAAAACCCTGAGCCACCACCACCCCAATCCCTCTCCTCGGCCCCTTTGTGCAGGAACCTGGACACGATCATCACTCTGCCTGGGGGAGAGAGCCTGCGGGGCTTCATCCTTGTCACCCTGCTTGTTGAGaaggcagctgtgcctggcATTAAGGTGGGTATACTGCTGTGTGTCGGGGCTCTTTGCTTTCCTGCACTGTAAAGTGCCTGAGGGGCACCCACAAGGTGTTCCTGTCCCCTGAACCTGGGCTGAGGaaggggcagagctggcatgGGTGGCAGCAAATGTCCAGAGCCACTGTAGACAGACATCCTACCCCTCTGTGACTCAgtgctctccctcctcctctcacAGGCAATCGTCCGGGCCCTTGGTGCCATCCTGCAGAGTGATGAGGAGACCCTGCACAGAGccctggaggagctggcaggggCCATCGAGGCCATGAGTGAGGCACTGAGGCGGATGCACGGTGAGGGCAGCTGGTGCCTGTGCGTGCTGCAGCTCATCTCACACATTGGTGTGACTGCTCATCACCTCTGATCTCATTCACTTCATCCTAGACTATGTGGATCCAGAAGTATTCTACTCTGTCATCCGGATCTTTCTTTCTGGGTAAGTGCAGACTGTTTCCCTTCAGAGccactgtgctggcagctcccagggccagggggagctgggaatgtgcagggaaggggcagccCAGGTGGGATCTGGAATTCCTCAGGGCAGGGTAGGGACCAGCATTGTGTCTGGCAATGATGCTTCCTAGAGCATCATGATCCTGTCCCTCAGGAATTCCTACCATGGATCAGTTGGGCATGGACTATGGCCAAGGGCTGGGGTCTGCCCTACTCCAGCTTCTCCCCATCCCATGCTTCAGCTCAGTCCTGACAGCCCCAACAGCCAGAACTGGGCACAAATGAATCTTTCCTGCTCTTGGCCGAACAGTTCTGACAGGAGAAGAGGAATTTCTCTTTACTTCCATGCTGTGTACACAAAGCTGCAAAGCTGAGCAGAGGCTCTTCCCACTACGTGTTAAGGAAACATCCATAACAATCcacttgctgctgctctgttacAATTCTCAGtcgaaaaaaagaaaatcccccCAAATACTCAAAATGCCATTTGGGCAAGGCAGCAACGTGGCCCCAAGAGCCCAGCACGATGCATTCACCATCCCCCAGCATCCCTGAGGGGCTGCAGCATCTGCCAGGTCCCAGGCTTCTCAGGGGagttctatttttatttctctccatCATATCTCAGCATTCCCAAGTAAAAGGCTCCATGCATCATGATTTAGTTTCTCTCAATTTTTTACCCAAGCTGACCTTGTCTCAATGGTCATCAGCTTGGGAAAACATGCCTTTTAAATTCCTTTCTGCTTATAAGAACTTCCCACTAGTAGAGGTTACTATAAATACTTTCCTGGGAGAACTAAAAATATTCTGGTATTTGATAATGAATctattttctctgcagaaaatagatttttgtgTAAAATCTGTTCCTGTAGCCCAACAGACACTGCAGGCAGCACCGAAAGCCACATGGAATGGTGCATTCTGTTAAAGGTCAACAGATATTTTTGTGCCAGGCACTTTACTTCCCTGAAATCATAACTTCTGTCTCCATTTGGGTGTGAGCACTTCTGCATTTCGGCACAAGGGGGGCTGACAGGCTCTGAGTTCAGGGTGTGTGTGGGAggcaccagcagtgctggctcccaaCCTGCCCAGGCAGCAGCTACAGAGGGAGGAATCCCATCCTTGCCTTGTTATCTGCAGAGATAAATAAAGGCAGGCTGGCCTGGCCTCCATTTatcttttaaatgccttttaaaaagaCATCACCTTGAGTAACAAGAACAAAGGAAAATCCAAACTTCAGGGGCCCAGAGGAGTGTTTGGGTGTCTACCTGCTCCTCAAGACAGCCACCGACCTTCCAGGAATTGATGTCAAGTGCCACTGCTGCCCAGACAAGTGccccctcccttcctgcacACCTAAGGCAGGTCTCTGCTTGCATAAACCTTCCTGGAGTGGAGCAGGAGgtgcagccaggcaggggaGTGTGTCCCAACACCATGCCACAGGGTGCTCACCAGGGCACGGAGATCCCACAGAATGCTCTTCTGGCAAGGGAAAATGAAGGATTTCTCCTTACACCCACGGCCTCATTGTGTGCTTTGGCACACTACTTGATCTCCTGTTTGAGGAAGGCTGACATGGCTGAGTTGGAGCAGGAGAtccatgggctgggacaggAACGTTTTGCTCAATCTTGCCAGCCCAAGGTCCCTTCTCacaggctcctgtccccagccccatgGCTGCTGCCTGACTGCCGTGTCTCCTGCCCAGCTGGAAGGACAACCCTGCCATGCCACACGGGCTCATCTACGAGGGGGTGTCCCCGGAGCCCATGGCGTTCTCGGGGGGCAGCGCGGCGCAGAGCACGGTCCTGCACGCCTTCGATGAGCTCCTGGGGATCTGCCACCGGCAGGACACTGGTGAGCCACGAGCCTTTCCCTTTGCAAAGCAAGTGAGGCAGGGCAAGAGATGAGCCAGAGCGATTCccatggctgtgccagctctgtcAGGTGGGAGGGcatgtcccatcccatcctgccTGGGAGCAGGCTCTGCCCAGTTCCAGGGAGGAAGGTTATAAATGTGCCTCTGGCAGGTGCTTTCTCACCGTGCTAAATTCACAGAAGCACTCATTTGGCTTCTTGCATGGCAGCTTTTTGCTGAGGTCCTCTGTGGGCCCAGAGATGAGGGAACAGAGCGTGCAGGCATCCTGCCATGAGAGGCCATTCAGAAAGCTCCACGTTAGTCCCACCCACAATGGAAATATTTACCACAAATTAGTGAAACCATTTTACtagcaaaaaatcccaaacaaaaggCTGGGAGCAGGCCTAAGCCCTGCCTTTTAGGGTTAGCACCAGCCCTTATGGAGCACTGACCTAATAGGGGTTTTCTTCCTCACTGAAttggaggcagagcagaggaggcagagcagaggaggcagTCAGGGGTCCCTGCAAACCCCGCCAGCACCGCAGCTCCAGGCCAGCCTCTCTCCTAGAGGCTCGGGGCCTTTAATCCACTTAGCCACTACTTACCCCTTCCTTTGCCGTGCCTTGCAGCTGCCTTCCTGCACAGGATGAGGGACTACATGCCCCGGCCGCACAGAGCGCTGCTGCGGGAGCTGCAGGGCGCCGTGTCCCTGAAGCAGTGGCTGCTGTCCTCGGGGGATGCGCGGCTCCGCGCCGCCTTCAACCGCTGCGTGTGCGCGCTCACGGACTTCAGGTCCCACCACATCGCCATCGTCACCAAGTACATCGCCATCGCGGCGGCCAAAGCCAAGGCCAGGCGGGCACAgcccagtgccagggctggcccCTCTGCGGGGAAGCCCCCGGCTGCCCTGGAGGCCAAAGGGACCGGCGGGTCCCACATCTTCAGCTTCCTGAAGAGCATCAGGGACACCACCAGGGAGGGGATGATAAGTGCCTGACCTACCCCCAGGGTTGCCCAGAGTGGGTGGAGGAGGCCAAGGGGCAAAGCGCGAGCCAAGATCCAAAACCTGCCGTGGGCAGCGGCCTTCCCACCCGTGCACGTGCGGGACACGAGGAACACGCTCGGGGCTGCTGGGAGAGAACAGcgccgctgctgccgcctcccccagcagcacacagcGAGCTCAGCACCCTCCCCTGGCACCGGCACGGCCACAGTGTCCTCCCACGGCACCGACGGCAGCGCATCATCCCCGCGCCCAGGCAAGAGCTGCGTCCCTCCGAGCCCCGCTCCATCCCGGGCGGGGGGCGCAGCTCGGGCAgacacgggggggggggggggtcacagggACCAATAAAGCAGCGATTCCCGACCCAGCCGAGGCCGGGCCCTGTGTCCATCCCGACCTCGCAGCGCTTCTCCAGCACCAGGGGGCGGCAGAAACCGCGCTCGGCTCCGGAGCCGCTCCCGAGCCAGGAACGGGGCGGAGCGGGGATGGAGAGAGGGGCACGGGGATGGGGAGaacagaggggagaggggatggggaggggggcacGGGGATGGGGAGaacagaggggagaggggatggggaggggggcacGGGGATGGGGAGaacagaggggagaggggatggggagaacagaggggagaggggatggggagaacagaggggagaggggatggggaggggggcacGGGGATGGGGAGaacagaggggagaggggatggggagaacagaggggagaggggatggggagaacagaggggagaggggatggggaggggggcacGGGGATGAGGAGaacagaggggagaggggatgggGGTGAAGGGCGGAGGGGTTCGGGGGACAGTGAAGGGCGAGAAGGAGCTCCCGGCTGTGACCCCCCAGCCTCTGGCACTCGGGGGCTCCTGTCTCCCCGCACCTGCAAAGGAACCATGATTGCTCCACAGGGGAAGTCCAACAAACACCAACTCTCCCGTCATGGCAGTGATGCTGAAGCCACTCAAACCCAGCCGCGAGAGGAGTGTGGATGGGAGAAAGGAGCCGAGCCATGGGATAAATGTGGGGTGCCCAATAAAGGAGGCTGCTGTGCAAGGGAAGAGGCTGAACCGAGGCACGTGGAGAGCAACTGGGGCTCCTCTCCATGGCCAATTCCATTGCCTCTCCTAGCTCATTAAGGGCTCAGGATGTCACAGGGGCCTCCCTTTGAGTCTCAGTGATAATGCAGTGCTGTagttggggacatggggacacttGGCTTCCCCAAGGGGCCAGCATGGGAAAAAGACTCCTGACAAATCCCTGATCCTCACTGGGTACTGGCAGCAGGATAACAGCAGCCTGgtgccagggccagcacagTCTGGAAGCTCCTCTGACAcacctgctgcaggtgaagCGAGCCCcgtgagcagctcctgtgctgggcttggCTGCTCCCCCGTGGCTCTGCCTGGCCCAAGGCTGCAGGAACGGGCTCCCCTTGCACCA of Cinclus cinclus chromosome 29, bCinCin1.1, whole genome shotgun sequence contains these proteins:
- the LOC134054616 gene encoding indoleamine 2,3-dioxygenase 2-like; the protein is MDHPQAGRLAPACHSRASSPLRTTRPDPPGQGTGSAGSAHRASGVARPEHSRRPAMESSDDTEEPPLPLALSRFQVSEEFGFLLPDPLTELPAPYGPWMDLAHELPQLITSHQLRSRVHQMPQLNTQHLQGREELHLAHLVLSFITMGYVWQEGEEGTVQVLPRNLAVPYWEVSQALGLPPILSHADFVLANWRRKDPNGPLEIENLDTIITLPGGESLRGFILVTLLVEKAAVPGIKAIVRALGAILQSDEETLHRALEELAGAIEAMSEALRRMHDYVDPEVFYSVIRIFLSGWKDNPAMPHGLIYEGVSPEPMAFSGGSAAQSTVLHAFDELLGICHRQDTAAFLHRMRDYMPRPHRALLRELQGAVSLKQWLLSSGDARLRAAFNRCVCALTDFRSHHIAIVTKYIAIAAAKAKARRAQPSARAGPSAGKPPAALEAKGTGGSHIFSFLKSIRDTTREGMISA